One genomic window of Magnetococcales bacterium includes the following:
- the hisC gene encoding histidinol-phosphate transaminase: MALHHWVRPNILAMAGYVPGEQPPTGQQVIKLNTNENPYGPPEVVCRAIVAAVGDLLRLYPPPDAKPVREAAATAFGLHPDQVVVGNGSDDLLTMILRLFVDTGRLVAAPDPTYTLYEPLTRMQNGRYVAIPWGESLTLPVTELAAVQAHLIIVARPNAPTGHAVDLDSVADLCRRTSGVVVLDEAYADFADDTGLKLLSEHPNLLIIRSFSKSLSMAGLRVGLGFASPALAMEMHKVRDSYNLDRLAQVAATAALTHLEAFRPAIDAIRAERQRITGQLRQRDFQVPDSQANFILATVPPGSLTGAEWSTALKQQGILVRHFAADPRLADKLRITIGSPAEMEALLLAVDRIRG, from the coding sequence ATGGCTCTGCACCACTGGGTACGTCCAAACATTTTGGCCATGGCTGGTTATGTTCCGGGAGAGCAACCACCGACCGGACAACAGGTCATCAAGCTCAACACCAACGAAAACCCTTATGGGCCTCCCGAGGTGGTTTGCCGGGCCATTGTTGCTGCAGTGGGTGATCTTTTGCGTCTCTATCCGCCACCGGACGCCAAGCCGGTCCGGGAGGCCGCTGCCACCGCTTTTGGTCTGCACCCGGACCAGGTGGTGGTTGGCAACGGTTCCGATGACCTGCTGACCATGATCCTGCGTCTTTTTGTCGATACCGGTCGTCTTGTGGCTGCCCCGGACCCCACCTACACCCTGTATGAACCTCTGACGCGCATGCAAAATGGTCGTTATGTGGCCATCCCCTGGGGGGAGAGTCTGACCCTTCCCGTGACTGAACTGGCAGCCGTGCAGGCTCATCTGATCATTGTGGCCCGACCCAACGCCCCCACCGGTCATGCCGTTGATTTGGATAGCGTGGCCGATCTTTGCCGGCGTACTTCGGGTGTGGTGGTTTTGGATGAGGCCTACGCCGATTTTGCCGACGACACGGGCCTGAAATTATTGTCAGAACACCCCAATCTGTTGATCATCCGCAGTTTTTCCAAATCGTTATCCATGGCGGGTCTGCGCGTTGGTTTGGGGTTTGCCTCCCCGGCTTTGGCGATGGAGATGCACAAGGTGCGGGACTCCTACAATCTGGATCGCCTGGCCCAGGTTGCTGCCACAGCCGCACTGACCCATCTGGAGGCCTTTCGCCCTGCCATCGACGCCATTCGTGCCGAGCGGCAGCGCATCACCGGCCAACTGCGGCAACGGGATTTTCAAGTACCCGACAGCCAGGCCAATTTTATTCTGGCGACGGTTCCTCCCGGGTCGTTGACCGGCGCCGAGTGGAGTACTGCATTGAAACAACAGGGAATTCTTGTACGCCACTTCGCCGCTGACCCTCGGTTGGCCGACAAACTGCGTATCACCATCGGCAGCCCTGCCGAGATGGAGGCTCTTCTGCTGGCGGTGGATCGTATCCGGGGGTGA
- the trmFO gene encoding methylenetetrahydrofolate--tRNA-(uracil(54)-C(5))-methyltransferase (FADH(2)-oxidizing) TrmFO translates to MQTIHIIGAGLAGAEAAWQLVRRGIPVRLYEMRPHRSTPAHRSDRLAELVCSNSLRSDDPVRNAMGVLHQEMRLLASLILAAADANRVPAGSALAVDRDGFSEWVTQRLTTHPLVTLVREEVTALPTEGLVLVTTGPLTSDALAHHLEQKLGCARLAFFDAIAPIVSLESIDFSIAWKQSRYGKGEGDDYVNCPMDRQQYDDFVTGLLAAEKVTPRDFERTPCFEGCLPIEVMAARGRETLRFGPMKPVGLANPHRSGEQPHAVVQLRQDNALGTLWNMVGFQTRMTWPEQTRLLRTIPGLAGAEFMRLGALHRNTFIDAPRLLGSHLQLRAQPNWLFAGQITGVEGYVESAAMGLLAGIFLARLAKGEKILPPPSSTAMGALLAHITTGACTENFQPMNINFGLFPPLPERTPKRDRKQGMGLRALSDMAVWGGEQ, encoded by the coding sequence ATGCAGACCATTCATATCATAGGGGCTGGACTGGCCGGGGCCGAGGCGGCTTGGCAGTTGGTGCGTCGTGGTATTCCCGTGCGGCTGTACGAAATGCGCCCACATCGTTCGACCCCTGCCCACCGAAGCGACAGGTTGGCTGAGCTGGTTTGTTCAAATTCGTTGCGCTCTGATGATCCGGTCCGGAATGCGATGGGCGTTTTGCACCAGGAGATGCGCCTGTTGGCGAGTCTGATTTTGGCAGCCGCCGATGCCAACAGGGTTCCGGCTGGCAGTGCCCTGGCCGTGGATCGGGATGGATTTTCAGAGTGGGTCACGCAGCGCTTGACCACCCACCCCCTGGTGACTCTGGTGCGGGAAGAGGTGACGGCGTTGCCCACCGAAGGGTTGGTGCTGGTGACCACGGGCCCCCTGACCTCGGATGCCTTGGCCCACCACCTGGAACAGAAGCTTGGCTGTGCGCGGCTGGCTTTTTTTGATGCGATTGCTCCGATTGTATCTTTGGAGTCGATTGACTTTTCCATAGCCTGGAAACAATCGCGGTACGGCAAGGGAGAGGGGGATGACTATGTCAATTGTCCGATGGATCGCCAACAGTATGACGATTTTGTGACCGGATTGTTGGCAGCGGAGAAGGTGACTCCCCGGGATTTTGAGCGGACGCCCTGTTTCGAGGGGTGCCTGCCTATCGAGGTCATGGCGGCCCGGGGACGGGAGACGTTGCGGTTTGGTCCCATGAAGCCCGTGGGTCTTGCCAATCCCCACCGCAGTGGCGAGCAACCCCACGCCGTGGTGCAGTTGCGTCAGGATAATGCCTTGGGAACTCTTTGGAACATGGTTGGATTTCAAACCCGCATGACTTGGCCGGAGCAGACGCGCCTGTTGCGCACCATCCCGGGATTGGCGGGGGCGGAGTTTATGCGGCTGGGCGCTTTGCACCGCAACACGTTCATCGATGCACCCCGCCTGTTGGGGAGTCATCTCCAGCTGCGGGCGCAGCCCAATTGGCTTTTTGCCGGGCAAATCACCGGGGTGGAGGGGTATGTGGAGTCGGCGGCCATGGGTTTGCTGGCGGGCATTTTTCTGGCCCGGCTGGCAAAAGGGGAAAAAATTTTGCCTCCACCCTCTTCAACAGCGATGGGCGCCTTGCTGGCACACATCACCACCGGAGCATGCACAGAAAATTTTCAGCCTATGAACATAAACTTTGGCCTTTTCCCGCCTTTGCCGGAGCGCACGCCGAAACGCGATCGCAAGCAGGGAATGGGCCTCCGTGCCCTGTCTGATATGGCCGTTTGGGGGGGGGAGCAGTGA